CGCTCCAGCAGCAAGGGCGAGAAGTGAACAACCCAGCGATGGATCGTCGAATGATCAACGCTAATGCCACGCTCGGCCATCATCTCCTTCAAATCGCGCAGGCTCAGTCCATATGCCAGATACCAGCGAACGCACACCAGGATGACCGATCGGTCGAAATGCCGGCCTCTGAACATCACAAACCTCCTAAAAAAATGTCGGAGGTCACTTGCCAGACAACCCGTAACGAAAAAGTTTGCAACAGAACCGTCGGATATGCCCGCGTCAGCACAACGGACCAGGATCTCGATATCCAAGTCGCCAGGTTGAAGGCCGCTGGCTGTGAGATCGTTCGTTCGGAAACGGGATCGGGCGCATCACGAACCGGGCGCACTGAGCTTGAGACGATCATGCAGTTCTTGCGCGACGGCGACGAGCTTGTCGTCTTGCGTCTCGATCGGCTCGGCCGCTCCACACGCGATGTTCTGAACCTGGTGCATGAACTCGAAGAAAGAGGAGCCTCGCTGCGGGTGCTTGAGCCGGAGGTCACAACGGCCGGAAGCATGGGAAGGATGGTGATCACCATCCTCGGCATGGTCGCCGACATGGAACTGAAGTTCATCAAGGATCGCCAGCGCGCCGGGATCGCAGCGGCACGAGCCGACGGCGTCTACAAAGGCCGAAAGAAAAACGTCGATGATGACGAGATTCGACGCCGTGTTGCCGCCGGCGCCAGCAAGGCCAGCGTCGCGCGTGATCTGAAGGTCTCAAGAATGACCGTTTACCGGGCCCTCGACATTGTTCCGCAAAGGACAGCCTCACTCCCCGAAAAGCCGCCTGCCGCCAGTATCTCCTTGCACCTGATCATCGAGAACTTCAACAAACACGGTCGCGGCAGGAAGCCCGCTCGCGAACGGATCGAGGAAATGCTGGAGCGCGAATACGCCATGGTGAAAACCGGCAATTGCGACTACAGGCTGACGGTTGTCTACGACCGCGATCCGGAAGGTTCTGATCTCGATAGTGAAATCCAGCATCTTTATTCCGAAATGTTCAATATCGCCGAGAGCCACCGTTGCTCAATCGAGGCTGACATCCATGAGATCGGCGGAGAGGGGCGAAGCTGGTAGGGACGTTCGTTTTTTGTTCTTCACTTGGCCAAAATCGCAGCTTCGGGCCGACAGGGCCAGATACCAGCGAACGCACACCAGGATGACCGATCGGTCGAAATGCCGGCCTCTGAACATCACAAACCTCCGAAAAAAATGTCGGAGGTCACTTGCCAGACAACCCGTAACGAAAAAGTTTGCAACAGAACCTTCCACACAGCCTGAACCCAAATCCGTCATTGGCCGAGCAGTTCGATATCCTCGCCGCCGCATAAGCACCGCCCGCCATCTCTTCTTGCTTCAGTTCAACAAAAATTTGCAACAGAACCCATTCGGATCGCGGCCGGCAAGCAGTTGGTCCAGAAGTTCCTTCTCGATAGCCATGTGATGATTTTCTCCTTTCCATCATCATGGCCTCGCGCACAGAATTCCTAACAGTCCCCGAGCGAGCGGCCGGGTCTGCTCTTCGGCAACCTCCTCCTCACTGGCGCGCCGACGAGAACGCGTTACGCCTTTGCATCAAGCCCGAGCTGAACGCGCTTCGCATGCAGGATTGCCTTTAGCACATCGATTCCAAACTTGAGGCTTTCCGCTTCAGCCTCAATTGAGATACCTGTCGTGACGGTGCCCATGGCTTCATTTAGCGCGACTTCCTCTAGATCGTCAAACCACTGCTGACCTCTACCTTCCTGATTTTTTGATAGTTTCTCAATCGCCACCCAAAGTGCCGATTGAACTGCTATTAGGGCAGCGCCGAGTTTTCGTTCGTCTGCGCAGGAGATAGACACAACAGGTCCCGTCTTTTCATTCATAGCATTGTTCCTTGTGCTCGGATGAACATCGGTCGAACCTAGCTCTCAAATTGCGGCCGGCGTTGATCAGCGTTCAACATTGACAGAGAAGAGCGCGCTCGTGTGGCTGGCCTCCACGAGCGTAATATCGGTTAAAGAGGCTAAGCTACGCTCCCGCCTTGCTGAACTACCATATAGTCGATGCCCAAAACGGGCGACCGCCGAAGCTTCCTGGCATTGCGTCGAACGGGATCGCAGCAGTGGTGGACGTCGCTCATGGAAGGCTCTCCGACAGGCAGAGGTTGACGGCTTGGCCCGTCGGCTTCGCGTCATATCATAGCTCAATTTGTAGGGCCGCCGCCGCGTCGTCAAAGTCGACGAGCAGGTTTCGCCGGCTCAGCTTGCGGAGCTCCTGCATGACGGCGGCTTCGATTGCTGCCTCCAGCGCAACGGAGACCGACCCTTTGCCGGCAAAAAACATTGCACGGGCGAGTCGAAGGTCGGGGGAATGACCCGCTCACCCGGGCCAGTTCTCAACAGTTCAAGGCAGCACGCGTAAGTATTCGGGTGATCCGGCCAGGCCGTGGCCGCACCACTCGCGGGTGGCGGCGCAGGGAAAGGCGAACTCAGGTCGCGATGACCCGTGTCTGGCTGGAGGCGATGATCGGCGGCCCGCCGGGAATTTGTTCTGCTGAGAGACAAAGAGCGGCAAGTGGATTGATGAGGATTGGCTGACCGTTGGCCAAGACCCGCGTAGCGGCGGCGAGCCACCGTGTGGTCACACAGGGCTGCGGTTTACCGTTGGGAAGCGTGAA
This is a stretch of genomic DNA from Mesorhizobium sp. L-2-11. It encodes these proteins:
- a CDS encoding recombinase family protein, with protein sequence MSEVTCQTTRNEKVCNRTVGYARVSTTDQDLDIQVARLKAAGCEIVRSETGSGASRTGRTELETIMQFLRDGDELVVLRLDRLGRSTRDVLNLVHELEERGASLRVLEPEVTTAGSMGRMVITILGMVADMELKFIKDRQRAGIAAARADGVYKGRKKNVDDDEIRRRVAAGASKASVARDLKVSRMTVYRALDIVPQRTASLPEKPPAASISLHLIIENFNKHGRGRKPARERIEEMLEREYAMVKTGNCDYRLTVVYDRDPEGSDLDSEIQHLYSEMFNIAESHRCSIEADIHEIGGEGRSW